From one Gracilibacillus salinarum genomic stretch:
- a CDS encoding spore germination protein, translating into MEQEKRLYHNYEKNVQYIHDYLAVDKSFDLVHLDVEYAGKKMALFFIDGLIKDEMLHYLMRFLAELDEGDLDTDTLQKLIKRYIPYVEIDVEKDIDNAADLVLAGPTALVVEGLDKVIMIDARTYPVRGPEEPDLERVVRGSRDGFVETIIFNTALTRRKVRDKSLRMEYMSIGRRSKTDICICYLEDIADSRRVETLKDHLDSIDTDGLPMAEKTIEEYLSGKTWNPYPTIRYTERPDTASEHLYEGHILVIIDGSPSVMITPATFWHHLQHAEEYRQKPFIGVYLRMVRFLAVFVSLFLLPFYFLLSTQPELLPDAIAFIGPKEVGLIPLIVQFLLAEVGIDVLRMAAIHTPSALATALGLVSAIIIGQIAVEVGWFSNEVVLYLAAVVMGTFATPSYELSLANRVTRIILLLATAIFGVKGFIISITLYILYLTNLKTFYIGYFWPFIPFEPKAFLNVIVRQPIPYDHQRPSFLNPKDPDR; encoded by the coding sequence ATGGAACAAGAGAAACGTTTGTATCATAATTATGAGAAGAATGTTCAATATATACATGATTATTTGGCAGTAGATAAAAGCTTTGACCTTGTCCATCTAGATGTCGAGTATGCTGGCAAGAAAATGGCGTTGTTTTTTATTGATGGATTGATTAAAGATGAAATGCTTCATTATTTAATGCGTTTTCTCGCTGAGTTAGATGAAGGTGATCTAGATACAGATACGCTTCAAAAATTAATCAAACGCTATATTCCTTATGTAGAAATTGATGTTGAAAAAGATATAGACAATGCAGCTGATTTGGTATTGGCAGGTCCTACAGCCCTTGTAGTAGAGGGACTTGATAAGGTAATAATGATCGATGCCAGAACGTATCCTGTCAGAGGACCTGAAGAACCTGACCTGGAAAGAGTAGTAAGAGGCTCTCGTGATGGTTTTGTGGAAACGATAATATTTAATACAGCATTGACAAGAAGAAAAGTGCGTGACAAGTCATTGCGAATGGAATATATGTCAATCGGTCGCAGATCAAAAACAGATATTTGTATTTGTTATTTGGAAGATATTGCAGATTCGCGACGAGTAGAAACTCTCAAAGATCACTTGGACAGTATTGATACTGATGGATTACCGATGGCAGAAAAAACAATTGAAGAATATCTGAGTGGGAAAACGTGGAATCCATATCCGACAATCCGTTATACCGAGCGGCCTGATACTGCATCTGAACATCTTTATGAAGGACACATATTAGTAATTATTGATGGTTCTCCAAGTGTCATGATTACACCAGCGACATTCTGGCATCATTTACAGCATGCAGAAGAGTACCGACAGAAGCCATTTATCGGTGTCTATCTCCGTATGGTTCGTTTTCTTGCGGTATTTGTATCGTTATTCCTGCTGCCATTTTATTTCTTACTTTCTACGCAGCCAGAATTATTACCGGATGCAATAGCTTTCATTGGTCCAAAAGAAGTTGGCCTCATTCCATTAATCGTTCAATTTCTTTTGGCGGAAGTTGGAATTGACGTATTAAGAATGGCTGCTATTCATACGCCATCAGCCCTGGCTACTGCTCTTGGTCTTGTATCAGCTATTATCATCGGTCAAATTGCCGTAGAGGTTGGCTGGTTTTCCAATGAAGTTGTGTTGTATTTGGCAGCAGTAGTGATGGGGACATTTGCCACGCCAAGTTATGAATTAAGCTTAGCGAACCGAGTCACCCGAATTATTTTGTTACTTGCTACGGCTATATTTGGTGTGAAAGGATTTATTATCTCTATAACACTGTATATTTTGTATTTAACTAACTTAAAGACATTTTACATCGGCTATTTTTGGCCGTTTATACCATTTGAACCAAAAGCATTTTTAAATGTTATTGTGCGACAGCCGATTCCATACGATCATCAGCGCCCATCATTTTTAAATCCGAAAGATCCGGATCGATAA
- a CDS encoding rhomboid family protein: MYIKNQFVRHQLVLHLLEQEGYETITTSSNQDEILLWRKMNRMTNIVRISLKQFDWARELDHSIEQIEKNVSKNLQLPLFQKEVNFHHVCIADYVPVDNWQQHKASNIKAIDHTYVYIWASDQDEQFARFFKNAGMKHPLSFSIPEQPMELEQHAQYLKQRIDHIDYQAKKEVADVFNKAKPILSYVLIAINIVVFVLLEWMGGSTDPDTLIKFGAKYNPAMMEGEWWRVVSSMFLHIGVFHIGLNMMALYFVGTLVERIFGNYRFIIIYFLAGISGGIASFAFNANVAAGASGALFGLFGALLLFGLKNPKIFFKTIGMNVIFLVILNIIFGFSIQQVDNGAHLGGLIGGFLAAGAVQLPSMRKSWKQILFLFGYLVYSFGLLYYGIQNDQIQYNETVQIQHIQQLIEAEQYQKVAESASQSLPHAEEYQAELLFYRSFANIQLGNYKKAEKDLEAAVEKKPRFEEALYNLALIYQQEQKLSEALEISKKLLDLDQDNSTYQSLYKELTKTTS, encoded by the coding sequence ATGTATATAAAGAACCAATTCGTTCGTCATCAATTAGTATTACATTTACTAGAGCAGGAAGGTTATGAAACAATAACTACATCTTCTAATCAGGACGAAATTTTGTTATGGCGTAAGATGAATAGAATGACAAACATCGTTAGAATTTCATTGAAACAGTTTGATTGGGCTCGAGAGCTTGATCATTCTATCGAACAAATAGAGAAAAATGTTAGTAAAAACTTGCAATTGCCTTTGTTTCAGAAAGAAGTTAATTTTCATCATGTTTGTATAGCAGATTATGTACCAGTAGATAATTGGCAGCAACATAAAGCTTCCAATATAAAAGCAATTGATCATACATATGTTTATATCTGGGCGTCAGATCAAGATGAACAATTTGCCCGTTTTTTTAAAAATGCGGGTATGAAGCATCCTTTAAGCTTTTCCATCCCAGAACAGCCTATGGAATTAGAACAGCATGCACAGTATTTAAAGCAACGAATTGACCATATCGACTATCAAGCAAAAAAAGAAGTCGCTGACGTATTTAATAAGGCAAAACCAATTCTGTCCTATGTACTGATTGCGATCAATATTGTTGTATTTGTTCTCCTTGAATGGATGGGGGGGTCTACAGATCCCGATACATTGATAAAATTCGGCGCCAAATATAACCCCGCTATGATGGAAGGGGAATGGTGGCGTGTAGTATCTTCTATGTTCTTACATATAGGTGTTTTCCATATTGGTCTTAATATGATGGCTCTTTACTTTGTAGGTACATTGGTAGAGCGGATTTTTGGCAATTATCGATTTATTATCATCTATTTTTTAGCAGGCATCAGCGGAGGGATAGCTAGTTTTGCCTTTAATGCGAATGTGGCAGCAGGAGCTTCCGGAGCATTGTTTGGACTATTTGGGGCGCTGCTATTATTCGGTTTGAAAAACCCGAAGATTTTCTTTAAAACGATTGGAATGAACGTTATTTTCCTAGTTATATTGAATATTATTTTCGGGTTTTCTATACAACAAGTGGACAATGGAGCCCACTTAGGCGGTTTGATTGGTGGATTTCTAGCCGCTGGAGCGGTCCAGTTGCCTAGTATGAGAAAAAGCTGGAAACAAATCTTATTTTTATTCGGTTATCTTGTGTACAGTTTCGGTTTATTGTACTACGGTATCCAAAATGACCAGATTCAATATAACGAAACTGTCCAGATTCAGCACATTCAGCAATTAATAGAAGCGGAACAATACCAGAAGGTAGCAGAATCAGCCTCGCAATCTCTACCGCATGCAGAAGAATATCAGGCAGAACTTTTATTTTATCGTTCCTTTGCCAATATTCAACTAGGAAATTATAAAAAAGCGGAAAAAGATTTAGAAGCTGCTGTTGAGAAAAAGCCGAGATTCGAAGAAGCACTTTACAACTTGGCCTTGATTTATCAACAAGAACAAAAATTGTCCGAAGCATTGGAAATCTCAAAGAAACTGCTGGACCTTGATCAAGATAATTCGACTTATCAATCGTTATATAAGGAATTAACAAAAACGACGAGTTAA